The stretch of DNA TAAAAAATGTTACTTTATTAGATTTATATAAGTTATATAATGAATTACTTGAGAATTATAGGCTTAAACAAAACCGAGAAAATGTAATACAAAAAAGATATTTGTAGATAGGTATAAGCTTGAAGATAAAATGCAATATGTATTAGATAAACTTAATAGTGTTAAAGTATTTGAATTTAATGATTTTATAAAAGAAAGTGAATGTAAAATGGAAACAGTTGTAACATTTTTAGCTTTATTAGAACTTATAAAGTTAAGAATGATTAAGGTTTTTCAAGATAATAGTTTTGGGAACATATTAATAAAAAGGAGAAATAATGAATAAAATAGAAATAAATCAGTTCGAGTTTCAGGGTGCATCTAAAAAGAATAGAATAAAATCTTCAATTGAATCCTTATTATTTGTAAGTGGAGAGCCTTTAAATTTAAAAACATTGAGTTCTAATGTAGAAGTTGCACCTAAAGTATTAGAAAAAATATTAGATGAGATGATGGATGAGTATGAAGAGGAATCTAGAGGGATAAAACTAATTTCTATAAATGGAGAATATCAATTAGTAACTAAAGCACAAAATAGTGAATTTGTACAACGTTTATTAAAGAAAAACAAACGTCAATCCTTATCTCAAGCTTCTCTTGAAAGTTTAGCTATTATAGCATATAAACAACCAATTACAAGAGTTGATATAGATGAAATTAGAGGGGTAAAGTCAGAAAGTGCTATTCAAAGATTAATAGAAAAAGAGTTGATAAAAGAAGTTGGAAGATTAGAGGTTCCAGGAAGACCTATTTTGTTTGGAACAACGGAAGAGTTTTTAAGACAATTCGGGCTTAAGGCTTTAAATGACCTTCCATCTTTAGATTTATATTCTGAAAAAGAACAAGATGAGTCTTTGGAAATTTTAAATAACGCAATGAAAGAGTTATAATATAAAAGTACAGAAATGAATTTATTTCTGTACTTTTTACATTTGAAATGTTATGAAAATTAATGAAGATTATTAGATGAAGAATCAGTATCATCACAGTTACATTGATCAATTGAAGAATCACAAATATTACAACTATCAGATTGATGCTTATCTTTATGTTTTTTATGTTTACCTATATCATTAAAGAAGCCTTTAAACATTTCTAAAACAGTAGGAATAGAATCAACTACTCTATCGCAAGCATTATCTTGATCTACAGGTAATAATCTAACAGAATCTTCTCGTACTACTAGAAATGCTACAGGTTTTACAGTAACTCCTGCACCAGAACCACCACCAAAAGGATGTTTTGCATCTTGATTAGGTGAGGATTTACTTTGATTTCCAAATTCACTACCTCCTGAAGCAAATCCAAATGTAACCTTTGAAATTGGGATGATATAACTGCCATCTCTAGTTTCTACCGCTTCACCAATAACGGTGTTTACATCTATCATATCTCTTAAATTTTCCATAGTACTTCTCATTAAATTTTCTACTGGATGTTCATTTGCCATAATATATCCCTAAACAGGGGACACCTCCTCTATGTTTTCAAAAGAATTATATATTAAATATAATATACGTATAGCATGTGCAAGATTAAAGTAAATTATACTAGAGATAGTAAAATTTAATATTTTATCTTCATTAAAATGAGGATTAATTTGTAATTTGAATTTTTTTACTGAAAAAATCTGATTAAAAACAGCAAAAAGTATAGGGTTAAGATTACATAATAATCCATAACCTATAGCAGTATATGCAGCATCATTAAAGGCGAAATCAAGCTCGCCTTTAAGTTTAAACCAAGGTCTAAATTTATTATTTGTAATACTTCTATATAGTGATATTAAGGAAAGCTTTTTATTTTTTTTGAAAATAGATTATGCTTATTAACTTTAGTATTTATATTTTTATTTGAAGATTTTTTTTCGTTAGGTTTTTTTAATAAATCATTTAATATTCCTTTTTCAGGAGATAATAAAACTAAGTTGAAGACCTTTATATGAAAGTAAGCCTTATTTTTATATATTGTTATTTTTAGTGGAATAGGGAGTAAAAATAATAAAAGTATACATGAAACTATAATAATTATAACCATTAATATCCTCCTAATGAGATTATCTTATAGTATTACCATAAATTATTAAAATAAACTAAAATTTTTTTTGATTATCAGGTTTAAAATTTTACTTTTAGAACACACTAGTCATAGATGGTTAATTTAGAGGGTGATTTTATGAAAAAAATTAAAAAAATACCAATAGTATTAATAACATTGTTATTAACAACACAATGTATTATATTTTCTCCAAAAGCAGTAATTAAAGAAGAAGATATAGATACAGACGATGAAATTATTAATTTAGATGAGGAAGATAGCTATGATGTAGATAATACTAAAGTTGATACTAAGGGGCCATTAAGAGTAAGTGCAAGAAATGCTATAGCAATTGATGCAGAATCAAAGCAAGTACTTTGGGATCAAAAAGGATACGAAATAGTTCCAATGGCAAGTACTACAAAAATCCTTACATCATTGATAGCCATTAATTATGGAGATTTAGATAGAAAAGTAACCATCAGTAAAAATGCTTCATCAATTAGAGGATCAACTGTAGGGTATAAGGCCGGTGAAGAAATAACTATGAGAGAACTTCTATTTGGACTTATGTTTAGGTCAGGAAATGATGCTGCAATAGCAATAGCCGAAGACATAGGGGGATCAGTAGAAGGATTTGCAAATATAATGAATGATTTTGCTAGAAGTATAGGAGTTTTAAATTCACATTTTGAATCTCCTCATGGATTAGATAGTCAAAAGCATTATTCATCTGCATATGATTTAGCTGTTTTAGCTTCAAAAGGGATGGAAAGTGAAGTTTTTAGAGAAATAGTTGGAGAAAAATCTATAGGTAAAGAAAAATATAATTTTACAAGGGATTATCAAAATATAAATAAAATATTATATAGAATTCCAGGAGCTAATGGCGTAAAAACTGGATATACAGGTCAAGCAGGAAAGTGTTTAGTTTCTTCTGTAAATCACGATGGAAGAAATATAATAATAGTAGTATTAAATTGTGTTGATAGATGGAATCAAACAGAAAAAATTTATAATTATGTAATAGAAACAAACACCTTAAAAACAGTATCTAAAAAAGAATTAGTAGAAAAGGAAGGTTTCATGGATTTAGGTGCTGTAATTCAAGATGAAGAATTTAAATATGGATATAAAGAGAATGATAATTTAGAAGTAGAGGTATTTAAACCTGTATTAGATATAAGAGAAGGAGATGTTTTAGGGAAAATAGTTCTAAAAGATAATAATAAAGAACGTTATAAGTCTCCACTTATAAGCAATACTAAAATAGATATTAAGGAATATGAAAAAAAATAATATAACTAAGAAAGCTATATCAATTTATATTAATATAGCTTTCTTGTTTTTAGTTATAGTAAAAACTAATATATAAATTTATATTTTTAATTATTTATAAGTTTTTGAGCAAAAACATTATCTAAATTTACCTTTTTAACTCTTGCTGCAATTTCTTCTTTATCTAAGGTATATAAACCTTGATCAACCATTCGTTTAAAGTATCCAGCTCCAGCAAAGGTATATCTATTTTTTCTACCTTCTCTTGTTTTAGCTTTTTCATTGGCATAAGATATTATATCACCTATAGCTATAGATGCAGGTAGTATTAAAAGAGGTAAACCCATAGCTAATCTAACAGCATTATGACCAGCAAGACTACCAGTGCAAATTGCTTCAGTATGACCAACAAATAATCCACTTTTTTCACCAGCGCAGAAAAGATTATCTACACCTTCTACTTTTAAATCATTAGTTCTTGGAGCTACAGAAAGATATCTTATTGAATTTCCCTTACTTCCGGCATATGGATCTACATATTTCGCTTTTTCCAAGCCTTTTATCTTTCTTAATTTTTGAAGAGGGTAATACGTAGTCATAAGTTTAGCATGTCCAGTATCTAGAAGAATGATATTTTCAGCAAATTCTTTTAAAGCATATTGTTGACATACTTTAGTACTAAGCTTACCATAATTAACATCTTCTTTAGGAACTTGTAGAATAACTTTACCAGTAGTATTTAATTCTTCAAGGATTTCATCAGAAAGACTTTCTTTTGCAAGTTTACAAGAACCTGAAAATGCACCTAAGATATCATCATCTCTTTCACCTTGAATATCAGATACACCACATCTTTCGCTTATACTTAATCTAGGACCAAAAGCAGGGCATCTTAAAACACACATAGAACATCCATTACCATATCTTAAACAGTTACCCATAGGACCTGTAGTTCCTGTAGTTTCCACAAATACATCGCCTTCTACGTAAGAAGCATCACTTAAATATATACCTTTGATTTTCTTTTCTGTTACTTCTACATCAGTAACTCTACTTTCTGTAAAGATATTTATACCAATATTACTTAAATGTTCTCTTACATTACCTTCGATAATATTTACATCATATAAACTAGCGTGTTTATGACCTGGAAAATCAAGATCTTTATGTCTTGAGGAATTATCTACAACATCAATAAGATCACCAGCACCTAATTCTTTTAATTCCTCAGAGGCTGTCCATCTACCATTGTTTCTCATTATTCCACCAACGTTACCTAAACCTAATAGCAAATCGGTTTTTTCATATAGATATACATCAGCACCAGCTTTTTTAGCAGTAACAGCAGCAGCACAACCTGCCCAACCACCACCGACAACTATAACTTTTATCATATAAATCTTCTCCCTTCAAAAACATCTCTTGGATCTGCTTGAACTTTGCAGAATCTTTTAACTTTATGACCTTTAAATCTAGCTGTACAACTACCACAAACGCCTTCACCACAACACATCTTTGTATTATTACAGCAAGATAAGGTTACATCCTTTCTATCTAGTTCATCTAAATAATCAATTACTTTATAAGTTAAAATATCAGCACCAGCAACATGAACATGTGTTATATTTTTTTCGTTTACTAAAGTTTTCAATGCTGTTTTTCCTTCTGCTGATAGTTCACCTTTATCCACCAAATTCATTTCAATTGGAGTTATATTATATTTTTTTAGAAAATTAGTTACATAAATATCTTCATAAGGTTCTCTATCTAATATAAGAGTAATATTGTTATTATTTTCACTAAGTTTTCTTATAACTGGCATCATAGGAGCCATTCCTATTCCTCTTGCCATTACCAAAACATTTTTTTCTTTTTGCTTTTGTATGTTTTTAATACCAAAGACGCCATTCCAATAAGGTCCTCTTATAGTTATTTCATCACCTTGGTTTATATCAAGTAATTTTTTAGTTTTTATACCTCTAACTTCAATCATTATTGAAATAATATTATTTTCTATATCTGATTCTAATATAGAAATAGGGACATCAAAATATACGTTTGTATCTGTTCTAATAAAAACGAAACTACCTGGCTTAACCAAATCTATTGCAAGCTTATGAGGTGCTTCAAATTTAATAAGTAATACATCAGGTTGATGTAAAACTTTTTCCTTAACTAAACAATTATAAGTTTTTCTACCTTCTTTAGCTTTTGAACCATTATACTTAAATTCTTGATAAATACAAACCCCCTTCCAATTAGAACAATCACAAAAACAACTTCCGTGTAATTGAGAACATAATATGCATTCTCCAGATTCTGCTAAGTGACAAGGACAAAATTCTGTACCTGCGTCAATACAATCCATTGCTTCTTTAAACATGTATTCTCTCCGTTTAAATTTCTTACATAGTAATAGATTATTTTAAAATTATAATTTTGTTACAACTTTAAAAAAAGTAAAAATATTACTAATTAATGTATAAAATATAATAAATATATTGGGTTATCTTGTTAAATTTGTTACAATAATATTAAGTAATAACAAAGGAGGCGACTATAGTAATGCCGAAGGTAATAGAAA from Clostridium chauvoei encodes:
- a CDS encoding sulfide/dihydroorotate dehydrogenase-like FAD/NAD-binding protein; translated protein: MFKEAMDCIDAGTEFCPCHLAESGECILCSQLHGSCFCDCSNWKGVCIYQEFKYNGSKAKEGRKTYNCLVKEKVLHQPDVLLIKFEAPHKLAIDLVKPGSFVFIRTDTNVYFDVPISILESDIENNIISIMIEVRGIKTKKLLDINQGDEITIRGPYWNGVFGIKNIQKQKEKNVLVMARGIGMAPMMPVIRKLSENNNNITLILDREPYEDIYVTNFLKKYNITPIEMNLVDKGELSAEGKTALKTLVNEKNITHVHVAGADILTYKVIDYLDELDRKDVTLSCCNNTKMCCGEGVCGSCTARFKGHKVKRFCKVQADPRDVFEGRRFI
- the ytfJ gene encoding GerW family sporulation protein translates to MANEHPVENLMRSTMENLRDMIDVNTVIGEAVETRDGSYIIPISKVTFGFASGGSEFGNQSKSSPNQDAKHPFGGGSGAGVTVKPVAFLVVREDSVRLLPVDQDNACDRVVDSIPTVLEMFKGFFNDIGKHKKHKDKHQSDSCNICDSSIDQCNCDDTDSSSNNLH
- a CDS encoding DUF2953 domain-containing protein → MFKKNKKLSLISLYRSITNNKFRPWFKLKGELDFAFNDAAYTAIGYGLLCNLNPILFAVFNQIFSVKKFKLQINPHFNEDKILNFTISSIIYFNLAHAIRILYLIYNSFENIEEVSPV
- the scpB gene encoding SMC-Scp complex subunit ScpB gives rise to the protein MNKIEINQFEFQGASKKNRIKSSIESLLFVSGEPLNLKTLSSNVEVAPKVLEKILDEMMDEYEEESRGIKLISINGEYQLVTKAQNSEFVQRLLKKNKRQSLSQASLESLAIIAYKQPITRVDIDEIRGVKSESAIQRLIEKELIKEVGRLEVPGRPILFGTTEEFLRQFGLKALNDLPSLDLYSEKEQDESLEILNNAMKEL
- a CDS encoding FAD-dependent oxidoreductase produces the protein MKVIVVGGGWAGCAAAVTAKKAGADVYLYEKTDLLLGLGNVGGIMRNNGRWTASEELKELGAGDLIDVVDNSSRHKDLDFPGHKHASLYDVNIIEGNVREHLSNIGINIFTESRVTDVEVTEKKIKGIYLSDASYVEGDVFVETTGTTGPMGNCLRYGNGCSMCVLRCPAFGPRLSISERCGVSDIQGERDDDILGAFSGSCKLAKESLSDEILEELNTTGKVILQVPKEDVNYGKLSTKVCQQYALKEFAENIILLDTGHAKLMTTYYPLQKLRKIKGLEKAKYVDPYAGSKGNSIRYLSVAPRTNDLKVEGVDNLFCAGEKSGLFVGHTEAICTGSLAGHNAVRLAMGLPLLILPASIAIGDIISYANEKAKTREGRKNRYTFAGAGYFKRMVDQGLYTLDKEEIAARVKKVNLDNVFAQKLINN